The Halobacteria archaeon AArc-dxtr1 region CTGAGTACCCCTACGACGTCGAAACGCAGGTTCGGTATCACGCTGACCTCCCCGAGACGATCGGCGCGCGACACGCCCACCCGCCGCCGATGCCGTTTGAGGAGTTCGAGGCGGTCGCAGAGGAGGTCACAGCGGAGTACGATATCGAGTGGGAGTGAGCCCGGTTCGATTCCTCCGGATCGAGCCGTCATCCATGGGGTGAGTCACTATTCGGTTCGAGCCCGTTCGCCCGAGTCGTGACCGACATCAGTGCTCCGGTGACAGGGCCGGCGACGAGCACGGCCACGGCTATATCGTGCGCACGAGCGCCATTTCGCGTATCTCGAGTGATTTGAGCCCGGGTGGGAGGCGTGCTCGGACGGGTTACCGTTCGGCCGCGAGCGTCCCGTTCGTCGACCCCGTTTCGGTATCGTCGACCGCCTCCCCACCCTCGTCGCTGTACTCGACGATGGTGTGTCCCTTGACGAACTGCTGTGTGCGTTCGTGGCGCGGATTCTCGAAGAACGAACGCGTGTCATTGGCCTCAATGAGTTTTCCGAGGTAGAGGAAGACGACCTCGTCGGCGAGGCGCTTGGCCTGGTCCATGCTATGGGTGACCATGACGATCGTGTACTCCTCTTTGAGCCCGGCGAGGGTCTTCTCGACCTCCTCGGCCGAAACGGGGTCCAGCGCCGAGGTGACCTCGTCACAGAGCAGTACCTCGGGCTCGACGGCCAGCGAGCGGGCCAGACAGAGCCGCTGGATCTGGCCCGTCGAGAGCTCCGCGCCAGGCGTATCTAGTCGATCTTTTACCTCGTCCCAGAGGTTCACCTTCCGCAGGTAGGCCTCGACGAGTTCGTCGAGCTCCGCTTTCGAGTCGTAGTCGCCGTGGATCTTCACGCCGTAGGCGACGTTTTCGTAGATCGACAGCGGCAGCGGGGTCGGCGTCTGCGGGACGTAGCCGATCCGTCGGCGGATTTCAGGAGCCGGTTCGTCGGTGTCGTAGATCGACTCGCCGTTCAGTGTGACGTCGCCGTCGATCTCGACGGTAGGTTGGATCTCGTGGAGTCGGTTGAGCGATTTCAGCAGCGTTGACTTGCCACAGCCCGATGGACCGATGATGGCGGTCAGCTGGTTCGCCGGAAACTCGGCTGAGACGCCCTTCAGCGCCTCGACTTCGCGATTCCCGGTGTACGTTACGGCGAGGTTTTCCGTGGTGAGTGCAGCGTTTGTCATGAGCGGCTCCCTCCTGGTGCGTAGCGAGCGTAGCGTCCGGCCAGTAGCTTCGAGACGAAGATCAGGCCGAGGACGGCGACGATGAGGACGAACGACGCCGCGTAGGCGTGTGAACGGACCTCGGCATTGAACGACATCGCCTGGTCGAAGATGAGCACCGGCAGCGTCGTCGAGGGCTCGAAGAGGCCGGCGGGCATCCGCGTGCTCCGGCCGGCGGTGAACAGTACCGTCGCGGCGTCGCCGATACCACGGGCAAAGCCCATGATGATCCCGGCGATGATTCCCGGCAGTGCAGCGCGGACGGTAACGATCGCCGTCTCGAACCGCGTGCTGCCGAGTCCGTACGACGCCTCCTTGACTGCATCGGGCGCCGACCGCAGCGCCTCGTCGGTGTACCGGGTCATGATTGGGTACTGGAAGATCGCGATAGCGATGATCCCGAAGAACAGGCTCGTCTGAGCCCCGACGGCGATGATGACCGTCAGGACGAACACCCCATAGACGATCGGCGGCGTCCCCCAGAGGACGTTGAGGAACATGTTCACGACGTCCGAGAACCGTTCGCTCGAGTAGTCGCTCTGGAGGTAGATCGCCGTCGAGATCGCCAGCGTCGCCGAGGCGACCGTCGCCGGGACGACGATGAAGAGGCTTCCCAGCACCGCGTGGAGGAAGCCGCCGGTCCCCTCGAGCATGTACCGGGAGCCCGGCGGGGTGA contains the following coding sequences:
- a CDS encoding ABC transporter permease subunit is translated as MDRYAKQRLFGAFARGAAGLVVSVMILVVGVTIYRGGRVFLTDPAIAVTPPGSRYMLEGTGGFLHAVLGSLFIVVPATVASATLAISTAIYLQSDYSSERFSDVVNMFLNVLWGTPPIVYGVFVLTVIIAVGAQTSLFFGIIAIAIFQYPIMTRYTDEALRSAPDAVKEASYGLGSTRFETAIVTVRAALPGIIAGIIMGFARGIGDAATVLFTAGRSTRMPAGLFEPSTTLPVLIFDQAMSFNAEVRSHAYAASFVLIVAVLGLIFVSKLLAGRYARYAPGGSRS
- a CDS encoding phosphate ABC transporter ATP-binding protein, whose protein sequence is MTNAALTTENLAVTYTGNREVEALKGVSAEFPANQLTAIIGPSGCGKSTLLKSLNRLHEIQPTVEIDGDVTLNGESIYDTDEPAPEIRRRIGYVPQTPTPLPLSIYENVAYGVKIHGDYDSKAELDELVEAYLRKVNLWDEVKDRLDTPGAELSTGQIQRLCLARSLAVEPEVLLCDEVTSALDPVSAEEVEKTLAGLKEEYTIVMVTHSMDQAKRLADEVVFLYLGKLIEANDTRSFFENPRHERTQQFVKGHTIVEYSDEGGEAVDDTETGSTNGTLAAER